AAAGATGATGAACATAATCATGTCATTGAAGGGCGCATCCGCCGCCAGGATTGCGGCCAGATGACGGATGGGGGAGCTGTGGTCTTTTTAGCTTCAAAAAGGTATGCCCTGCGTTATGCGAAGAGGCAAGGTGTTCCATTTGAAAGCATTCCATGGATAAAAGGGTGGGGACATAAGACAGCGCCAATGCTGCTTGAAGAAAAAGTGAAGCAGAGTGCAAATGAACGGTACGTTTTCCCGCATGTACGCGAGTCCATTGAAGACATGTTCCGGCGGGCAGGCATGACCGGAGTAAATGAAGTTGATGTGATTGAAACGCACGATTGTTTTTCCATTACAGAATATATGGCAATCGATCATTTTGGCATTACCGAGCCCGGGGAGGCCTGGAAAGCAATTGAGTCGGGTGAAATAGAATTCAACGGCAGCATCCCCATCAACCCGAGCGGGGGATTAATCGGCTCAGGGCATCCAGTCGGAGCAACAGGTGTGCGGATGATGCTTGATGCATATAAGCAAGTGACCGGTAAAGCCGGCGGGTATCAGGTTGAAGGCGCAAAGAATGTTGCAACCTTGAACTTAGGGGGCAGCACAACAACGACAGTTTGCTTTGTAGTCGGCATTTAACATGTTAAAAGAGACTGAGACATAAGTATTTCAGCTAATGATAAACCCAAACGATTAGGAAAGATTTCAATGAATCTTTCACCTGACCGTTCGGGTCTTTAATTACTCTTCAACAAATCTTTTAATGTTGCATACTATTTTTAAAAACCAGTGGAATGGAGCGGAGGACACTCGACTCCTACGGGAAATAGAGGAAAGGCTGAGACCCCGCAGGCGAAGCCGAGGAGGCTCAGCTTCCTCCCCGTGGAAAGCGAGTGTCTGCAGCGCAATGGAACGAACTTGTTTTTTCAGCTTAACTGAAATACTTACTAGATTTGGCGAAGCACATATTCAGCTTACTCTTTCAATAATCATCGCTGTTCCAACACCCCCTCCTCCACTAACAGCGACAAGACCTCTAAATAAATCTCTTCTTTCCAATTCCTCCAGCAAGATTGTGGTGAGGATGCTGCCCGTTGCGCCCATCGCATGCCCCATTGCAATCACTCCGCCATTTACATTGATCTTATCTGGGTCAATCTCTAAATCTCTCATATATTTTAATACGGTGGCAGCGAACGATTCATTGTACTCGAACAAATCGATATCGTTTACGGAAAACCCTGTCTTTGCCAAAATCTTTTCCGTTGCCGCTTGCCCGCCGGTCAATAATAGCGGATTTGTTGATGCGGTTGTCACAGCGGCAATTCTGGCTCTGGGCCGCAACCCTAATGCCGACTCGGCATGTTTGTTTCCCACCAGTACAAGCGAGGCCCCATCCGCTAACGATGGAGAGTTGCCAGGATGATGGAGGTAGTTGATTTCCTTCAATTCCGGGAACGCTGTAAAAATCGCTTCTTCCGCTTCTCCTGCACCGAAAGCTTTGAAGGACGGTTCTAGTTTTGCTAACGAATCGGTTGTGGCATGGTCGCGAATGAGCTCATCATGATCCAGTGCCAATTGATTCCCGGCATGATAGACAGGCACAAGGGAACGGGAAAAGTATTGATGATTTCTGGCAAAGGTCGCCCGCTCATGGGACATGGCGCCATACTCATCAAGCTGAGTGCGTTCAAATCCTTCGAGAGTCGCTATCAGATCTGCCGATACACCCATCTGGACGAAATTTGTCTTTTTCCTCACTTCAGGGTCCGCGTACCAGGCACCTTCATCGGAAAACATCCTGACACGGGTAAGGGATTCGACTCCTCCTCCCACCACAATATCTTCTGAACCGGAGTGGACTTTCATCGCCGCCATGCTTACGGCATCAAGTGCAGATGTACAAAATCGATTGACCGTGATACCAGCGGTTGATTCCGGCCATTCCGCCATGAGGGAAGCGATTTTCGCGATGTTTGCCCCCTGTTCTTTCACTTGTGTTACACAGCCTAACACGATATCTTCCACTGATTGTTTTTCAAGCTGGTTCCGTTTTTCAAGTGCGGCCAAAAGTTGGGTTACGAGTGAAATGGGTTCCACTGCAGCGAGCGAGCCGGTCTTTTTGGCAGCGCCCCTCGGCGTTCGGACCGCATCGTAGATATAAGCATCCATCAATCGCATCTCCTTCCCTAGCACTTAAGCCTTTAAGGATTCATCTTGTTCATGCAGCTGTTCGCGCAGTTTCATTTTTAAGATTTTCCCTACAGGATTCCGCGGGAGGGCGTCGATGATTTGGATACGTTCCGGAATCTTATAAGCTGCAACCTTATTTTCTTTAAAAAAGTCAATCATTTCCTCAAGGGAAAGCGGATCTTCCTTGTCTTTCATCACCACACAAGCGCATGCTTTTTCCCCCATCGTTCCATCCGGATAACCGACAATCGACACTTCGGCAACTTTCGGATGGCTTACCAGCAATGCTTCCACTTCTTCAGGCGAAATATTTTGCCCGCCGCGAATGATGATATCTTTCATCCGGCCAACCGCACGATAGTACTTCGGATTTTCTTCCTCTCCTGCAATCTCGAACAAATCGCCAGTACGGAAAAAACCTTCTTCATCAAATACCTTTTCATTGATGTCTTCCCGTTTCCAATATCCCGGCAACACACCGGCTCCTTTTATTCGCAGCTCACCCGGATGGTTCGTTTCCTTGATTTCCTCTCCTGTTTCGATATCTACAAGCTTACTCTCAATCCGTTCGGCAACCCTTGTTGACCAGTCCAGTCCTTTGACGCCGAACCGGGGGAAATATTGCGCTCTCCGGACCGGATCGGGAATATCTTTCGGTCCGCTTATAAAAGTGGCCCCTTCATTCGAACCGAAGTAATTGATAATGTCGATATTGTATTTCTCCTTCCAGCCTTTCACCATCCATGGCGAAAGAGGGGCGGAGCCAGAGCCGATCGCGCGGAGGGAGGAAATATCCACTTTCTCAAGAACTGCATCATTGTGCAGCATCATATTCAATAAAGCAGGCGGGGCCAGTGTATACGTGGCCTTTTCCTGGACAATCTGTTGTAAAAAGACAGGGAGGTCGAAAGGATGGTGCATGACCAGTTTGCTGCCGGCGAGCAGCCATGGGACAAACATGCCGCCGATCCCAGCCATGTTCACCATCGGAAACGTATTCAGCAAAATGTCCTCTTCTGTGAATTCCGCGACATCAACGGATGCATAGGCGGAAATGAACCATTCATTATGGCTTCTCGGCACCCCTTTTGGCTTCCCTTCGGTTCCTGATGTCCAGCAGATGGTAAAAATATCATTCGCCGTTTCGTTTAGAGAAGCCGTATACTCCTTCAGGTTGTCCTCGTCTCTATCCGTGATTCCGGCATGGTCTAAGGAAATGACCTCCTGAGACATAACAGGGTCGCTTCCCCAGGTGAAAATGGTTTGAACCGTCGGCAATTCGTGAAAAGCATCCACAAAGCTCTGGGTTGCCTGGTAATTGCCAATCTGTGTCATCGTCATAACGGCTTTGGCTTCTGTAAACGGAATCAGCTGTTTGTATTCATGCTCTCGGTATTGAACCGGAAAAGGACTGGCAATCGCGCCAATTCGCAAGATCGCCAGGTAAGCGATTACAATTTCAACGACATTTGGGAGCTGAACAACGATAACATCATCTTTTTTTACACCGTTTTTCAAAAGAAGAGCCGCAGTCCGCTCTACTTCATCATTTAACTCGCGGAACGTTAACCGTTTTGGCCTCGTTCCGCACAGACTGTCACGATTCAGCGGATCAAGGATTGCCTCCACATCCGGACGGGTCTCCACTTGTTTTCGGAAAACATCGTAAATCGTTTCCGTTGTCCACCAGCCTTTTGCCGTATACTCCGCAATCTTCTTTTCATTTGCAAGAATCATTTTTTCCACCCTTTCCATTCGATTTAATGTTCGGGACGATTCCTTTAAAATGCCAGACCTTCTTTACCAGTTGTTTTTTGGCCCGCTATTATTCAGCATAAAGATGATCGCCATGAATCCACGTGGCATGGAATCCCATCGGAACGCGCTGGGGAATGGCAATCCGTGCGACAGGGCCCAGTTCAAACTGTCGGGCATCAAGAATGATCAATTCCGATTGGTCTGTTTGCTCGTTATACACATACGTCACCACATAACCGTCATCTTCGGATTGCGCGTTATGTCTCGGGGCGAAGGCTGCTTCATTCCCATATTGATGAGGGGCGAACATGAATTTCTTGGATGCTCCCGTCCACGTATCATATTTCACGAGGCCATTGAATTTCATCGTGAAAGACGCATCGATATGGACGTTATAAGAGTACCTCGCTTTTTCCCCTAAATAGGTGGAGTTGATGACCGGGAACTCTGTGTTCATATCACATAGCATCCCTTCCTTCACTGCACCTGTTTTCATATTTAACCGCCACGAATATAACCGGGAATCGAGCCGCAAAAATTGCATCATTCGTTCGATTCTGCTTCCCCCTTCTATTTCAGGCGGCTCAGGCTCCCTGACACGGCAGCCAATCAGGACGATTTCATCCCCTTCTTCCCATGCATTGATCGTGTGGTAAATGTAGCAAGGGTCCGCTTCAAACCAGCGGACATCTTCTGTTTTTCCGTAGCGGGGAATGACACCGAAGCGGCTTGGCATCTCTTCAAAAAATTTCACTTTGTAGCGCCTTTTTTTCAAGGCTTCAGGGTCATTGAATAACGGTAAATCCATCAAGATGGAATAGTTGTCCGTTATCCACATATCATGCGGCAAGCGCGGGCCCGGCAGTTCGACCGGCACGCTATGGACTGATTTTCCATCGGCTGATACGACACCATAGAACATGTAAGGAAACGTGTTCCCATAATCGAAAAAGATGAACTCACCTGTCTTTTCATCCACTTTTGAGTGGGCGGACACATGATGTTTGAGCTGGCCGCCAAAATCCTCAACACCGATCGTTTCAAGTGTTTTCGCATCGATCCGGTACGGCTCACCCGAGATATACCACAAGCTGAGCAGATTATTATTATGAAAGACAACATCTGTGTTGGATGTGTTTTTCAATGGTTCGAAATCCGGGTTTTTTGAGACATCTTCCATTAACCCAGCCCAAAGCGGCTGTTGTTCGGCATGTTCTTGCTGGAATCCTTTTGTTCGGATATAACGATTCCGGTAGCTGACATTCCCTTCATGAATGTAAACGGCATGCAGCATGCCATCGCCGTCAAACCAATGATGCCTTCCAATCGGCTCATATTTCGGATTCGGCCCGTTCCTTACATACGCCCCACTGAAATCCGAAGGTACTTGTCCTTCAATTACCGCTAACTTTTCTTCCGCAATTTCTTTATCAATCGGCGCATAAAGCATATCCGTAAAATACGGATTATAATCCGTCTTGTTCATCACAATCTCCCCTTCGCCATAGTCCTCTTCACGTGACTGTCAGCTCTTAATCTCTGTGGGCGCATCCACCCTTCGAACCAGGTCCGCATAGGCGTCCCGGTACTCTCCCCGTAATCTCTCGATGATCTGGCCGGCTGGCTGGACGTCTTTAACCTGGCCGACGCCGTGGCCTGCTGACCAAATATCTTTCCAGGCTTTCTTATCACCCTGCGGATTACTGAAATCGATTGTTGATTTAGGCTTTAAGTTATCTACATCAAGCCCCGCTCTCTGAATACTCGGTTTCAGCATGTTTGCATGGACGCCTGTAAACGCATTGGTGGAAATGATATCGTCAAATTCTGACTCAACAAGCATTTGCTTGTATTGGCTATTCGCCAAACTTTCCTCTGCTGAGATAAAAGTTGTTCCCATATAAACGAGATCGGCACCAAGCGATTGAGCAGCCAAAATGCCTTTCCCGCTCGAAATTCCGCCGGCAAGGACGATGACGCCATCCCAAAACTGGCGAACTGCATCGACAAATGCGAACCCGGTAATCGTTCCGGTATGGCCGCCTGCCCCCGCACTCACAAGGATGAGGCCGTCCACTCCGGTTTCAGCCGCTTTTTTGGCAAAGTGAATGGAATTGACATCCGCAAATACCAGACCGCCGTAATCATGCACAGCATCAATGATTCGCACCGGGCTTCCAAGCGCCGTAATGACAATCGGCGGCTGGTATTTTTTTATCAAATCAAGCTCTTGTTCAAGCCGGTCATAGGAACGATGGGCGATGATGTTGGCTGCCCACGGCGCGACCGGTTCGTTCTGATGGCGTACTTTCGCCGCTTCAAGTTCTTCTGTTATCGTCTTCATCCATTGTTCCAATTGTTCGATGGTACGGGCATTCGGTGCTGGAAAGGCACAGATTACACCGCTTTTACAACATGCCGTCACGAGATCAGGCCCTGAAACTAAGAACATGGGCGCTGAAATAATCGGAAGTACCGTTTGCCCGGCGATTTTCCGCACGATTTCTTCTTTGTCCAATTGATAACCCCCATTTCTGTTGAGCTGGTTTCTCCTATATCCACTGCAAGAATAGTGCCAACTTAAGATATCAGTGCTGTTAAGCATTCCCGCTTCCGTATCCGCTTTTTACTGATAAGGTATTGAATCACTGATCAGTTTTTTGATCAGCAGTTTTGCAAACGTTGCGTGAAAACCAGCAAGTGATAGGCATAAGCTTGTTTTTGCGCCTCCCCTGATATGGCACGGGTTTTGCATAGTAGGTAAGACGACAACTCATAAGTCCGAAAGGGGTAATGGCATGTTATTTTTCATTAAAGTAAGTGTTCAGCAAAAAGATCTTACATTGGAGCAACTGTGGGATATCTGGGAAAAAGAAGCACAGGTCGCCAGACAAGCCATCGAGCAAAAGAAAATTGTACACGCCTATAAAGTGTCAGGGTCACGCCAGGTGCTTCTCATTCTTGATGCGGCTTCCCACGATGAAATCGACCGCATTTTCATGGCAGGTTTGCCTTTATCAAACTATGTGGTGATTGATGAAATTCTGCCGATCCGTCCCTACCTTGACTTTGCGGAAGACGTGGCAAACCGTTGGGAAATCAAATGATGTTTTCACAGGGAGGGATTTCAAATGAAGGTTGAGGAAGTTTTGTTCAACAGTGATGATGTTCAATTAAGCGGCTACTATTTTGTCCCAGACGGCATGGACCGGACAGAAACATATCCTGCAATTGTTATGGCGCATGGTTTCAGCCTTGTGAAGGAAGCGTATTTACCGAAGTATGCAGAGGTTTTTGCGAAAGCAGGCCTGGCTGTCCTTTTATTTGACTATCGCAATTTTGGAGATAGTGAAGGGGAACCGAGGCAGCATATGGATCCGAATGAACAAATTAAAGATTATCGCAATGCGATATCCTGGCTTTCCAATCGTCCTGAAATTGACCGGGAACGTATCGGCATCTGGGGAACGTCATATAGCGGCGGCCATGTATTGCACGTTGCCGCTGTCGATAAACGTGTGAAAGCGGCGGTATCACAAGTGCCGACAATCCGGGGATGGATAGGTGCTGAAAAGAAGATGGGAAAAGAGAATATGCAATCCTTTATTCGAAAGCTGATTGATTACCGGAACGCTAAATATAACGGTGCGCCTGCCGAATATATAAAGGTGGTGAGCGGAACCGGTGATGTTTGTGCCCAAACACATCCGGAAGCGTATCCCTGGTTTACGGCGATGGCTGAAGATGTTGGACCAAATTGGGAAAACCGGATTACGCTGGACTCCATGGAACATTACCTTGAATACTACCCGGCAGCCCAGATGGACCTTATTTCCCCCACCCCCCTTATGATGATTGTCGCTGCAGGTGATGGCATTACCCCGCCGGATGCTGCGATTCAAGCATTTGAGACACGAGTGAAAGATCCGAAAAAACTGGTTGAACTCCCGGGCGGCCACTTTGATGTTTATGACGGCGAAACCTTCAGCCTTGCAGTCAACGCTGCAAAAGACTGGTTTCTGGAGCACTTGACCCGGGAGAGAGACGCATGAGTTTACCAGACTATATAAAACCACCACTTGAAGAATGGCTGAATATGTTTCATTTTTTCTCAACGGTTAAGGTGAGAGTATGTGAAACAGACCACTTTGGACATGTAAACAACACGAGCTATTTTCCTTATTTTGAACAGGGGAGAGTCGACTATTTAGAAGAGGTCAACCTATATGAAAGCGACCTGTCAGTTATGGTAGGTGATGCGTATTGCCGTTACCACCGGCAAGCTCTTGCCAGGCAAGAACTTTCAATCGGTGTCCGAACTGCCCGCATCGGATCGAAATCTTTCACACTCGAATACGCAATCCAGCGATCAAATGATAAGGAACTGATTTCATCCGGCTGGACCACCATGATTTTGATTGATAAGCATACAAAGAAATCGGTCATGGTGCCGGAAGAATTGCGTACAGCCATTGACGAGCTGGATCATCGTTGATTCAAAAGACAAATAAGCAATAAGCCGCTCTTCCATTATGGGGGGCGGTTTTTTGTGTTTCCAACATAAGCACTGTGTAAATTTACAAAAAAGTCAAAATTGTTTATCATTAAAGAAAACAATCTTGATCAATAAATTGATCAGTTGCCTTTCTAATTAAAAAGAAGGTAGGGGTGCAGGATGGAGCAGCTATATTATGAAGCCTTCCAAAGGAGCTTCGATGGAATTTGTGTCCTTGATGCCAATGGGAATGGAGTCGCCATGAACGAAGCAGCTGAACGCATAACCGGGTTCAGCAAAGAGGAATTTGTCGGGGATAACGTTCGGAATGCCGTCAAAGAAGGGATCATTTCAAATTCAGTCACACTACGCGTGCTAGAAAAAAAGCGAGCCGTTACAGAAGTGATCAGCATCCGCGGAACCGAGGTCCTCGTAACAGGCAGCCCTGTTTTGGATTCCAGCGGAAAAATAACACATGTTGTCCTTAACGTCCGTGACATAACAGAGCTCAATAATGTAAAAATCGATTTGCTGCTATCCATTGCATTAAAACGGAAAAAAACCGGACCATCAACACACGAAGCCCTTCCCCACGGAAACAGCCTGGCTTTGACCGATAACATCGTTGCCAAAAGCACAAAAATGACCAAAATCATTCAACTGGTAACGAAAATTGCCAAAGTTGATTCCGCTGTCCTCCTGTTAGGGGAATCCGGTGTCGGAAAAGAAGTGATCGTGAAACTGCTCCACCGCCAAAGCCACCGGTCCACTAAACCGCTCGTAAAAGTGAATTGTGCCGCTATCCCCCATCACTTACTGGAATCCGAACTGTTTGGTTACGAAAAAGGAGCCTTTACCGGTGCGGATGACCGCGGCAAACCAGGGTTATTCGAAGAAGCAAACGGCGGAACAATATTCCTCGATGAAATTGGCGATATGCCGCTTGATTTACAAGTCAAATTACTCCGGGTTCTTCAGGAGCTGGAAATAAGGCGGGTAGGCGGCAGGAAGAACATAAAAGTCGATGTACGGGTCGTTTCCGCTACAAACAAAAACCTGGAAAAACTCGTACAGGAAGGAAAATTCCGCAATGACCTTTTCTACCGGCTTAACATCGTGCCCATCCAAATCCCCCCTTTACGCGATCGAATAGAAGATATCGCTCCACTTGCACATATGTTTCTTAACCGCGCCAATCAGAAATACAGCACAAACAAACACTTTCAACCAGGCGTAATCGAACTGCTTGAACGATACCGCTGGCCCGGCAACGTCCGTGAGATGGAAAACATCATCGAAAGGCTTGTCGTAACATCAGAATACGATGAACTCAGCTGGAGCGACTTGCCATTCATTTCGCATGATTCAGACGCAGCCAAAAATATATCATTAAAAAAAGTACTGCAAGAAGTCGAGAAAGAAATCATCCATGAAAAAATGAAAATGTATAAAACAACAAGAAAAACAGCCAAAGCACTAGGCATCAGCCAGGCATCGCTAGTAAACAAACTGAAAAAATATTCGCAGCAGGGCGATGGTTCTGCGTAATATTAACTGAACGCTTATCGTATTCCATCAACAAAACAAAGCATAAAAAGCTGCTCAATAATCACCAAGCCGGTGACAATAGAGCAGCTTTTTTACATCCTCTCATCAATCTTTTTCTCAATTGCAGCAATCACGTTAGGCATCCTGCCATTGATTTGCGAACCGCTGAATCGCAGGACTGTCCATCCATGTTTTTTTAAGTATAGATTCTTCCTTCTGTCATGCACCTTTTGTTCCGGAGTGGAATGATAAGCCTTTCCATCACATTCTATGGCAAGGTTATATTGTGGCAACGCAATGTCAATTCGATATTTCCCACATGGAACTTGAGTTTTTACATAGTACCCTCTAAATATTAAGCCTGTATATAACCTTATCTCTATAGGGCTTTCACATTTAAATCTCTGGTTATCGATTGGCACAGGCACTGTTTCAGGGGAAGAATTTCTCAGTATGGACACAGCATAATATAAAGGCATGGCGATGAAAATAAATGCAAACAACGTAAATCCCAGTACGGATTCCAATAAACTCACCTCAGTACTAGAATGAACAAAGCACTTCCAACCCATGCTTAGGACTCTTAAATTTTTTATCACCAGCACTTTTAGACAAATCTTTCTCTTTACTTTCTCTTTTAAGAATGCAGATGAACGTAAAAAAATATAATGAAGTAGAGTTCTGCGGAGTCACCGCTAAACTATGTAAATTGCCTTTACACCCGTTAAGCATCTCTACTACTAGTCGACCTCACTGCAGGAATTAACCGGGACTGGTCTCATCTCACACCTTACTCCGCAAAAAATCTCCCCTCCGATTCGCACAAACCCGACACTTCCCATCTCCCTCATTAAACGTCAGATACGACTGTTTGCAATCCGGACACGTTTTCCGGATTGCCTGATGGGTTTCCTTCGATGCTTCCGCAATCCGCGCTTCAATCATAACAGCACCTTCAGGACACGTATCCACACAAAGCCCACAATTCGAACAGGCCTGGCTTGATATTGCGAATTCCGTCTCCTCCAAACTGAAGCAGCCTTTCGGGCATAGTGAGGAACAGATTTTGCAGAGCGTGCATTTTTCTTCATCAACGGACACATCAAAAAACTGGTGGTCCGGATAGTATTTGGCAAGTTCCAGGCTGGAATGGTTGAAGCGCCATTTTGCCGGGGTGATGTTTGCCACGGTGGATTTGCTTTCTTTTCCCCATAGCGAAAAGAGTTCCCTTCTGGTGTAGGCTGTCTCTTCTTCGGCTGTTAACACCGAGTCCGTTACGAGAAAAGGCGGTTTTCCCAATTGGGCAAGGATGGCATTCGCTTCCTGGATATTATCGTTCCACTCGAGGTCTATTTCTTTTTCTTGTGAAAGGATGGTGGTGACCCCTCTGGCATGGATAATGAGCAGCTCGGTAACGGTTAATGGCTTTTCGTTTTCAGCAGCCAATTGGTTTCCGGCGATCGCTTTTTTCGGGAAGATGCCTTCGATTGCCTGGACGGGGCAGGCCACCATGCAGCATCCGCATGCCGTGCATTTGTCCGAATTGATGACCGGTTCTCCGTTTTTCAGCTCGATCGCATCGTCCGGACAGCTTTCGATACAGCTGGTGCAGGTCGCTTTCCGGCTTTTCTTCCGGACACAGCTATCCAGAACGTTATAGTCATAGTCAAGGCTTTCCAGCCAGCTGCCAAGGAGTCCCATATCCTTCACCTCTCCTCAATGTTGCAAAGAGGCAGGGTGGACCTGCCTCCTCCACTTACTTGTTCTTTTCTTCCTTAATCAAGATCCGATCACATAAAACAGATATCGGCTCATGCCTTCAGCGATGACGAAGACGAGCAGTGCCGCATAGACAAACGCATAACTCAGTTTTTGTTTCGTTCCGAGCGCCATATAGCCCAGAACACCGAGCCCAAGCAATTCAACAACCCAGCGGATGCCGGCCATTCCTGAGTAAGGAGCGAGTTTTTCTGCCGCGGTTCCGCCTGTAATCAATTGGATTTCAGAAGTATAGGCGGAGAACATTGCCGCTCCGATCACCTGGATGGCAATCCCGAAGATGCTGATCATGAATGCGCGTTTTATGATATCTTTCCGTTTTTCCTTCTCCATGCCTGGAACTAGCAGGCTTGCGCCAAGAACCGGACCAAGGGCGAAGGCGGTACCGAAGAAAACAATGTACGTATTCAGATGGTCCCACCCATTAATCCGGGTAACCGCATATGTTGTTGCCATTGAATAGATTGCAATCAATCCGACTAAACCCGTGACGATCATGAGAACCGGCTTCACTTTTTTATACACAAGTGCCAGTCCGGCAGTGATGCAGATGAGTGCCAGGAATAGGCCGGTGAAGACTATTTCGTTACTCATCCACGAGCGCCCAAACCCTTTGACGGTGTTAATGGCACTCATTGGGCTGCCGAGGTGGAAGAAGGATCCGATTAACCCGACGATCGCGACAAGCGCTGTAATAACGAGCGGCCATTTCATAAGACGGCTTACATCAGTTGTGGTTTTTTTCAAGCTTCCGTGTGCAAACCAGAGAAACAGGATGCCGCCGACAGCAGCCGGTAGGGCGACTGTGAAAATTAACAACGGCCATTCATGCATGATGATCCCCTCCTTTTATTGTTTTCCGCCGATGACTAGGTTCGGCTTAGTGATGGATGAGCTCGGCAGGCCTTTGATATCAGCGTTTTCGCCATATTTTTTGCGAAGTTCGTCAATCGGGCCGAATTCGATTGCCCGCATGATGCAGGAAGAAACGCATACCGGCTCTTCGCCGTTTTCCCTCAAGTCAAGGCAGGTATCGCACTTGGACATTTTCCCTAGTTCTTCATTGTATTGCGGTGCGCCGTACGGGCAGTTCCATTCACAGTATTTGCAGCCTGCACACTGGTCCTGATCGACAACGACAACGCCGTCTTCGTCCCGCTTGAACATGGCGCCGGTCGGACAGCCTTCCACACAGGCCGGGTTGTCGCAATGGTTGCAGGAAATCGATATATGCCAAAGGGCCGGTTTCGGGAAGGTGCCTTCTTCAA
This genomic window from Bacillus marinisedimentorum contains:
- a CDS encoding endonuclease domain-containing protein; amino-acid sequence: MIKNLRVLSMGWKCFVHSSTEVSLLESVLGFTLFAFIFIAMPLYYAVSILRNSSPETVPVPIDNQRFKCESPIEIRLYTGLIFRGYYVKTQVPCGKYRIDIALPQYNLAIECDGKAYHSTPEQKVHDRRKNLYLKKHGWTVLRFSGSQINGRMPNVIAAIEKKIDERM
- a CDS encoding 4Fe-4S binding protein, which encodes MGLLGSWLESLDYDYNVLDSCVRKKSRKATCTSCIESCPDDAIELKNGEPVINSDKCTACGCCMVACPVQAIEGIFPKKAIAGNQLAAENEKPLTVTELLIIHARGVTTILSQEKEIDLEWNDNIQEANAILAQLGKPPFLVTDSVLTAEEETAYTRRELFSLWGKESKSTVANITPAKWRFNHSSLELAKYYPDHQFFDVSVDEEKCTLCKICSSLCPKGCFSLEETEFAISSQACSNCGLCVDTCPEGAVMIEARIAEASKETHQAIRKTCPDCKQSYLTFNEGDGKCRVCANRRGDFLRSKV
- a CDS encoding sigma-54 interaction domain-containing protein; the encoded protein is MEQLYYEAFQRSFDGICVLDANGNGVAMNEAAERITGFSKEEFVGDNVRNAVKEGIISNSVTLRVLEKKRAVTEVISIRGTEVLVTGSPVLDSSGKITHVVLNVRDITELNNVKIDLLLSIALKRKKTGPSTHEALPHGNSLALTDNIVAKSTKMTKIIQLVTKIAKVDSAVLLLGESGVGKEVIVKLLHRQSHRSTKPLVKVNCAAIPHHLLESELFGYEKGAFTGADDRGKPGLFEEANGGTIFLDEIGDMPLDLQVKLLRVLQELEIRRVGGRKNIKVDVRVVSATNKNLEKLVQEGKFRNDLFYRLNIVPIQIPPLRDRIEDIAPLAHMFLNRANQKYSTNKHFQPGVIELLERYRWPGNVREMENIIERLVVTSEYDELSWSDLPFISHDSDAAKNISLKKVLQEVEKEIIHEKMKMYKTTRKTAKALGISQASLVNKLKKYSQQGDGSA
- a CDS encoding DMSO/selenate family reductase complex B subunit → MAQMGFYINVAECIGCKTCTVACKDKNDLEVGRNFRRVYDFEEGTFPKPALWHISISCNHCDNPACVEGCPTGAMFKRDEDGVVVVDQDQCAGCKYCEWNCPYGAPQYNEELGKMSKCDTCLDLRENGEEPVCVSSCIMRAIEFGPIDELRKKYGENADIKGLPSSSITKPNLVIGGKQ
- a CDS encoding dimethyl sulfoxide reductase anchor subunit family protein; translation: MHEWPLLIFTVALPAAVGGILFLWFAHGSLKKTTTDVSRLMKWPLVITALVAIVGLIGSFFHLGSPMSAINTVKGFGRSWMSNEIVFTGLFLALICITAGLALVYKKVKPVLMIVTGLVGLIAIYSMATTYAVTRINGWDHLNTYIVFFGTAFALGPVLGASLLVPGMEKEKRKDIIKRAFMISIFGIAIQVIGAAMFSAYTSEIQLITGGTAAEKLAPYSGMAGIRWVVELLGLGVLGYMALGTKQKLSYAFVYAALLVFVIAEGMSRYLFYVIGS